gtgaacaatataatttcttagatttagattgcgtcacagacataaataaagcaatattactatggacaggaaatatatctaaacagttaatagataacaaaatagaaacaacaaaaacaccaagatatatagaaagaacattcataggaacggcaaaattatggatagaaaatctacccccagaaagtttagaagtacttagaaatgataagaaaatggatggatccccatcagcaacaaatatagatatactagacaaatatgaatcagcaataaaaaatgaatttggaggtatgaccacggacataagagaacaaaatagggaaaaaataataaatagacaacttatgacaaaattagctatatgtaaaatgtgttatatagaagaatatacttgtgcattcaaagaatactattacaaatctaaatacaatttagacgaagcaaaagaaataagaaaacaatattttacaaaattaccagaaccgtttagcacaaaaataataaaggattggaataatgaaggaatggtagatactttaggagctagaataaaatttctatctcaatggtttacacaattatgcgaaaaccaaaaagaaaaattaaaaatggaaaaattactaaataaaaatttatcatgttgtaaaaataaaatggcaccacaatttgggtgtgcaaataagaaacaaaaatctagaagatataaaaattatagaaaaaataaaactaagtataaatataaacaaccaagacgaagatattatgtaaaaaactataaaataaaaagaccatatagaccaaaaagaaagatatcccaatgtacatgttataattgtggaaagataggacacatagctaaagactgtaaattaccaaaaaatccaaaaagaaaacaaatttcaGAAATAGTTATAGGTAATgacgaatatatgcaaatagaatacatagactatgaattaagtgaaaatgatagtatatatgaagtatcagatatagaaactgaaaatggagaagaaaaactagataatgaaatagaagaagaggaagaaatataatgtctgaaaacgaaataatatctaaagagaattatgaagatgaagaatcatcacaccaaaaaattatatttgataatacactttttgaacaaataaaaggaaaagaattagatttaagtgttgaaaaaaatacttgacatacctatactaaaaaacttttttaaaagacaaaaagaagaatattatgtggttagtcaaaaagaacatatcatagatggaaaatatacaagtggaaaagcatatatacctataataaacaaacgaataataaataaagaaatacaaaacataaaaaataaagaagcgataaaatatgtacatttaggaggaacagaaatactaataaaagcttgtttcagagaaggaatagatacgcccattgaaatatatttagcagatgataggaTAAAatatcctatagaaaaaagcgtaataagtgcagttaaaggaaatttaatataccagaaatttaaatttataataagtgctaattatacagtagcattaacagatacaaatatagataaatcattagtattatactggaaaatgtcaggaatagaattagcaccaggaagtaaggtattcacagcaagatgtaaaaatctttatatattaacaacgaaacataaaataacagcaaaaaataaaattgataaaataaaaatagaaaatccttttgaaagaataattacggtaatagataataatgactatagttataaagaaatggatacagaagaagaattggagatagtaaaagaaagattaagtacctcaagtacaccaaatacaaactcattaaatatgatgactagagcttcctcatcaagaatgagttcatctaaaagaaaatatgaaatatcacaagatttaggagaaataacaatatatcattattttataacaggaataatggaccaaagaaaatataaaatcttgataaacacaggacaagaagaaaatcatataacaagagaactagtattagaagaagaaattatgaaaacaggacacatatgccctggattacctagtgaaataataaatacaaatgaagagacaacagaaaaagaaataattataggaggaattccattgaaaatacaatttaagatatatgaaggaaatcataatatcacattaggaataaaatggttagaaaaagttaaaccatacagcatagaaaatgaacaattaacaataacttgccaaaataaaaaaataattataaaaagaaccaaaaatgattaatgaaaatattcatacttgcaaaaattattgtagaaggatatcacaacagatattatacacctatgatagatacgggagcagaagcaaatatatgtaaatataattgcttaccagaagataaatgggaaaaattaaaaacacctatggtagtaacaggatttaacaatgaaggaagtatgatcaaatataaagcaaaaaatataaaaatacaaatatgggataagatactaacaatagaagaaatgtataattttgaatttaccacaaaagatatgttattaggaatgccatttttagataaattttaccctcatataataacaaaaacacactggtggcttactacgccatgtggctataaaataggagcaaaaagagtaaaaaataaacaacgaaaatctatagaatggattagaggtagtgaaaaaataaaccaggaaatggaaaatataagtgaaaaacaaatatcacaactagaaatcattatatttgcaatagacaaagttaaaataatcaatgaacagctagaacaactatataatgaagacccattacaaggatgggaaaaacataagacaaaagtaaagattgaactaatagatgaaaatagtataataacacaaaaaccattaaaatataactttgatgatttacaagaatttaaagtacatataaatgaattactagaaaaaaattacatacaagaaagtaatagtaaacatacaagcccagcatttatagtaataaaacacagtgaacaaaaaagaggtaaaagtagaatggttatagattacagaaatctaaatgctaaaactaaaacatataactacccaatacctaataaaatacttaaaataagacaaatacaaggatataattattttagtaaatttgactgtaaatcaggattttaccacataaaactagaagaagaatctaaacaactaacagcattcacagtgccacaaggattttatgaatggaatgtattaccgtttggatataaaaatgcaccaggtagataccaacattttatggataactattttaaccagttagaaaattgtatcatatatatagatgatatattattatactccaaaacacaagatgaacatataaaattattagaaaaatttatacacataattaaacaatCAGGCATAAGTTTAAGTATATACTGTGTATACCTGAGCTACACAGTATATACTTAAACTTATGCCTGattgtttaattatgtgtataaatttttctaataattttatatgttcatcttgtgttttggagtataataatatatcatctatatatatgatacaattttctaactggttaaaatagttatccataaaatgttggtatctacctggtgcatttttatatccaaacggtaatacattccattcataaaatccttgtggcactgtgaatgctgttagttgtttagattcttcttctagttttatgtggtaaaatcctgatttacagtcaaatttactaaaataattatatccttgtatttgtcttattttaagtattttattaggtattgggtagttatatgttttagttttagcatttagatttctgtaatctataaccattctacttttacctcttttttgttcactgtgttttattactataaatgctgggcttgtatatttactattactttcttgtatgtaatttttttctagtaattcatttatatgtactttaaattcttgtaaatcatcaaagttatattttaatggtttttgtgttattatactattttcatctattagttcaatctttacttttgtcttatgtttttcccatccttgtaatgggtcttcattatatagttgttctagctgttcattgattattttaactttgtctattgcaaatataatgatttctagttgtgatatttgtttttcacttatattttccatttcctggtttattttttcactacctctaatccattctatagattttcgttgtttattttttactctttttgctcctattttatagccacatggcgtagtaagccaccagtgtgtttttgttattatatgagggtaaaatttatctaaaaatggcattcctaataacatatcttttgtggtaaattcaaaattatacatttcttctattgttagtatcttatcccatatttgtatttttatattttttgctttatatttgatcatacttccttcattgttaaatcctgttactaccataggtgtttttaatttttcccatttatcttctggtaagcaattatatttacatatatttgcttctgctcccgtatctatcataggtgtataatatctgttgtgatatccttctacaataatttttgcaagtatgaatattttcattaatcatttttggttctttttataattatttttttattttggcaagttattgttaattgttcattttctatgctgtatggtttaactttttctaaccattttattcctaatgtgatattatgatttccttcatatatcttaaattgtattttcaatggaattcctcctataattatttctttttctgttgtctcttcatttgtatttattatttcactaggtaatccagggcatatgtgtcctgttttcataatttcttcttctaatactagttctcttgttatatgattttcttcttgtcctgtgtttatcaagattttatattttctttggtccattattcctgttataaaataatgatatattgttatttctcctaaatcttgtgatatttcatattttcttttagatgaactcattcttgatgaggaagctctagtcatcatatttaatgagtttgtatttggtgtacttgaggtacttaatctttcttttactatctccaattcttcttctgtatccatttctttataactatagtcattattatctattaccgtaattattctttcaaaaggattttctatttttattttatcaattttattttttgctgttattttatgtttcgttgttaatatataaagatttttacatcttgctgtgaataccttacttcctggtgctaattctattcctgacattttccagtataatactaatgatttatctatatttgtatctgttaatgctactgtataattagcacttattataaatttaaatttctggtatattaaatttcctttaactgcacttattacgcttttttctataggatatTTTAtcctatcatctgctaaatatatttcaatgggcgtatctattccttctctgaaacaagcttttattagtatttctgttcctcctaaatgtacatattttatcgcttctttattttttatgttttgtatttctttatttattattcgtttgtttattataggtatatatgcttttccacttgtatattttccatctatgatatgttctttttgactaaccacataatattcttctttttgtcttttaaaaaagttttttagtataggtatgtcaagtatttttttcaacacttaaatctaattcttttccttttatttgttcaaaaagtgtattatcaaatataattttttggtgtgatgattcttcatcttcataattctctttagatattatttcgttttcagacattatatttcttcctcttcttctatttcattatctagtttttcttctccattttcagtttctatatctgatacttcatatatactatcattttcacttaattcatagtctatgtattctatttgcatatattcgtcattacctataactatttctgcaatttgttttctttttggattttttggtaatttacagtctttagctatgtgtcctatctttccacaattataacatgtacattgggatatctttctttttggtctatatggtctttttattttatagttttttacataatatcttcgtcttggttgtttatatttatacttagttttattttttctataatttttatatcttctagatttttgtttcttatttgcacacccaaattgtggtgccattttatttttacaacatgataaatttttatttagtaatttttccatttttaatttttctttttggttttcgcataattgtgtaaaccattgagatagaaattttattctagctcctaaagtatctaccattccttcattattccaatcctttattatttttgtgctaaacggttctggtaattttgtaaaatattgttttcttatttcttttgcttcgtctaaattgtatttagatttgtaatagtattctttgaatgcacaagtatattcttctatataacacattttacatatagctaattttgtcataagttgtctatttattattttttccctattttgttctcttatgtccgtggtcatacctccaaattcattttttattgctgattcatatttgtctagtatatctatatttgttgctgatggggatccatccattttcttatcatttctaagtacttctaaactttctgggggtagattttctatccataattttgccgttcctatgaatgttctttctatatatcttggtgtttttgttgtttctattttgttatctattaactgtttagatatatttcctgtccatagtaatattgctttatttatgtctgtgacgcaatctaaatctaagaaattatattgttcacttattggtttcggtatccaatttttatttaatctactattccatattgcattatttctatctgattgttgataactttctgtataataagttggtggtgtccacctaggactacttctagggctatttctgggactattatctggggttttgactcttgacgtactaggtctattcatatctactgtgtttatttctaattttttttgtttatttgtctgttctaagatttctgtatatgtttcacttatgtcacttatttctgatttttggtcattttcattttcatctatttcatttacttcatttacctcaatatcttcatttaatttttgttccatttcttttatttcattagttaattcaagctctttatctttttccttttgtttttgcttattttcatataataattttaacctagctagttctttttctaattcacttattcttgtattttttatttcttctaattgttgtacttcttgttttgcttgtacttttattttttcaatttctcttgatttgtctatttcttcattttcttttgttattcttaccatagctgttaaattatcttctaattttgctgtttctttttctatcattaaatataagttacctcctattttcttgtatcttcttcctaaatttgaaaatattatttttattatcattccgtcttgattttcgtatgttttttcgtctactgcaaattcttctttattcattataatctatgtattatattatgctgTAACTCGTATTcgagacaatctaattctaattttaacattgatatatcttttctttgtgctagtagtgatttattacatactcctgctaatatgttttcttctaatcttctttttctatgttgtaattcttgttcctTTTCAGccattatttccattatttcttctattaattgttgtttatagatttctctgttcatactgttttttcaaatagcatacatatttatattctatttttgaaattatgtttatcaattgattttttctatcattatctgttttgactagttgtgatagttcatattctatatataaagatctcaattttttccatatttttcttatctttttatctatcttagttctttttattttagtatttttatttttatttatcataactttttatataatattttaaaaagcttacttaatttatctggatatctaatcttttttaacctgtaatttctaccatatcgctttagccaatattcagtcatatttaatctccaatatctaaatcatcatataaatcgtatatgtcataataaagttcatcttgtatactttgtatggttaacttagtccaaccttgggttgttatttctatcatctcatatgttaataatttattataaatttctctttttatatcagtattcaaattttttagtatatagaacaataatatcttataatcaacatcatcgtttaataggtaggtttccatttttattattttcatttttcactaaaattttattcctttcaacctcttaataaattatacttgcttattatgcaaaaataatgatttaataatcatctagtctggtcactactacagctttcttctttgattagttaccctaacagcgcctcaactttgtttactcccctaaacggccttttctgcctaccggtttcaaccttaggatggcatagtctgggcatacttgttcgaagaatatttctgtagcaaactttctaaagatggttattataacattattcaaacatgattaacaattataattaacaagagattttcaggaataaattaatttagctactcatgactATAAAATGATATACCTGTTTTTGTAGATCTTCCGACATAGTTGGTTTGTTCTCCATCAGTTTAGAGTTGTTCGTTTATAAAATCTACAAATTCATTCCCACTAGTTCCAACATCAGCAACCATCCAATCTACATGGAAGATAAAGGGGTGGGGACGTGTGGAGAGAAAGCCACCAGAGACACAAAGACAGGAATGGGAGATATTTAACATCTGTTTAGCTCATTTCGATTGTGAAAATAGGCTTTTACATCGTCTCAATCCTTGGCCTTGTGCGGGAACTTGGTACATTATTTCCAAACATCTGTTATTCTATCAATGATGGGATTAAAACCACACAATTGGTTAGGTTGTAGGTTAAGTGTGCTTCATCAATGAACATAGGGACGAAACCCAGAATAAAACAATAACTCAAGGACTAACTGTTAACATCCCTAattgaaatatgataaatatgcaCAGAACTATCAATCTCCTTGTACCTGAGCCTTCGAATTGGATACTACGCATCTAGCCATAAAGTTGGCAACTGCATCTGCAACATATTCCTCACTAACAATCACATAGTTATCATTATCTATTCCGCTTCTTTCTTCAAGATTGCCAGGGACCATATCCTCAGTCACCCAAACCCACCAACTTGGTTCTTCAAGACTCATGTTCACCAGAAGTTCTGCTGTCTCCGTGTCAACATCTAACAATATTTTGTTAGAGGTAAATCAGAAACTGGCAAAATAAAAGGTAGCAGAACCTAACAACATATTTAAGAATAAGATGACAAGAAACACCATatttcaaaactaaaaaataatgagAGGCGAAAACCAGTTCCTTGTCAATCAACTACTGAACTCTGGTAAACTTTTACACTCTTTCAGTTTCATTTACATCAACAAAAGGGATGAGACATATAGAAGATTAAGAGAAGTCCTGAAAAAGGAATTAGTTAAAAGCCCTATGACTTGATCCAATTCAAAGGAATGACTATATTCCTGAATCTCTTCTATAATACACCGGATACCTACTACCTCCCAAACCATAGGTAGTGGAGTAACTCTGCACACTAAAcatctttaaaaaataagatgTCTTCCATAAAATGGATGTGATATTGCAAAagcaaaaaaaaggaaagaaaaaaggaagaCACAGAAATCAGAATAACGAACCAGTTGCCTCCTTGAAAGGAAATTGACAGTCATTCCCATCAACAGATTTCCGATTCAGTGCTTCCAGCTGTTTCAAAAAGCTTCCGGATTCCACAGCGGCTAAGAGACGTTCATGAAGCTTcccaaaataaaaatcaaaacacaaaaaatattaaaattgaaaataaatcaattagagATTTTCACTTATAACACAATCCAAATGTTGAGAACATTTCTCTACTCACataaatacatttatatatttatatgtccacatacataaaataaaaatatcaattggCTGTACAGAGTAAAAGGGAAAATACATCAGGTGGACAATTTTGAAGTAAGGAAGGAGATTGTGACATGCTCTGAAGAAGCATAAGATTTTGTTCAAGCAACCGTTTGAGCCGTTTGTTTTCAGACCTCAAAGATCTCAATC
The DNA window shown above is from Solanum lycopersicum chromosome 11, SLM_r2.1 and carries:
- the LOC101251245 gene encoding uncharacterized protein translates to MKGHNPIEVGKTVLEVADVAWSAVERCHHHTHSHTDTTAFDVSHSCEEDGLRSLRSENKRLKRLLEQNLMLLQSMSQSPSLLQNCPPDLHERLLAAVESGSFLKQLEALNRKSVDGNDCQFPFKEATDVDTETAELLVNMSLEEPSWWVWVTEDMVPGNLEERSGIDNDNYVIVSEEYVADAVANFMARCVVSNSKAQVQGD